GTCTCCTTTGTCTCCAAAACGATGACATCGCCGCCAATCCTGGCCTTTAGAGATTGCGGCGATCCCAGGGCGACCAGCTTCCCTCGATCCAGAATTCCCAGGCGGTCGCATCGCTCCGCCTCCTCCATATAGTGTGTGGTCAGGAGTATCGTGACGCCATCTTGCTTTTGCAGGTCACGGAGCTGTTCCCCAAAATCCTGGCGCGCTCCCGGATCGAGTCCAGTGGTCGGCTCATCAAGCAAGAGAAGATCGGGCGAGTGGAGGAGTCCCTTGGCGAGTTCGACCCGCCGACGGAGGCCGTCGGAGAGTTTTTCTACGATCTCGTGGCAGCGATCCGCCAAGCCGACGCGGCCAAGCATCTCCCGGACCCGGCGGCGGAGAACTTCTCCGCGAAGGCCATAGAGATGTCCCTGGTGGCGAAGATTTTCCCAGGCGGTCAACTTCCTGTCGAGACTTTGAGATTGAAAAACCACGCCGATGCGCCTTCGAACCTGGCGGGGAGCCCGGGCAACATCTTCGCCGAAGATGCTCGCTTTTCCAGCGGTGGGGAGGAGCAAGGTGGAGAGAATCCGGAAGACCGTGGTCTTTCCCCCGCCGTTGGGCCCCAGGAGTCCGAAGATCTCCCCCGCCTCAACCGTAAAACTCACTTCCTGGAGGGCAGTCCAGCCGCCGTATCTATGGGTGAGACCTTCCACGGCGATGA
The window above is part of the Candidatus Acidiferrales bacterium genome. Proteins encoded here:
- a CDS encoding ATP-binding cassette domain-containing protein, translated to MAEKMPEKTLIAVEGLTHRYGGWTALQEVSFTVEAGEIFGLLGPNGGGKTTVFRILSTLLLPTAGKASIFGEDVARAPRQVRRRIGVVFQSQSLDRKLTAWENLRHQGHLYGLRGEVLRRRVREMLGRVGLADRCHEIVEKLSDGLRRRVELAKGLLHSPDLLLLDEPTTGLDPGARQDFGEQLRDLQKQDGVTILLTTHYMEEAERCDRLGILDRGKLVALGSPQSLKARIGGDVIVLETKETEKLRRQIEDKFRAKPIVIGETVRLEHERGHEFLTQLVEAFPGQIDAVTVAKPTLEDVFI